CTTTTAGTGTCGAATGCGGATCATATCCTTCCAGTTCAAAATCATCAAAAATAAAATCATCAATTTCTTTTCGATCAGGATTAATTTTAATTTCTGGAAATGCACGTGGTTCGCGTTCTAGCTGTTCGTTTACTTGATCGAAATGATTTGAGTAAAGATGCACATCACCAAAGAAGTGTACGAATTCCCCAGCCTCAAGACCAGTAACTTGTGCCACCATCTTCAAAAGAAGTGCGTAACTCGCAATGTTAAATGGTACTCCCAAGAATAAATCAGCACTTCTCTGATAAAGACCTAGGTTTAGTTTTCCGTTAACGACCGAAAATTGGTAAGTAGTGTGGCAAAAAGGAGGCACTTCGTTTTTATTATCTTCTGACGCCATCGCATAGATGAAATCAGGGTTCCAGGCAGATACAACATACGATTTTCGAAATGGCTTCTCTCGCAAACCCTTAATCACCCAGCCCAATTGATCAATCTCCCTTCCGTCGCTTGCTGGCCATCTGCGCCACATCCGGCCGTAGATAGTAACTAAATCTCCCCATTCTTTAACAAACTCACTGTCTTCTGCCTCTTCTTTTAACTGAGCGATGAACGCTTTTTGCCCATCATCTTTTTCGCCCTTCTGTTCCATGTGCTTGTGATACCGCTTGTATGCCCACTCATCCCAAATATGTACGTCGTTATCTACAAGATACTTTATGTTTGAATCGCCGCTCAAAAACCAAAGGAGTTCATGAACAATCCCACGAAAGAATACCTTCTTGGTAGTAAGTAATGGAAATCCTTTCGAAAGGTCGTACCGGGTAGCCCGTCCAAAAACAGAACGAATGAATGGGGGTTGTTCGCCAGCGTCTACGTACTGCTGCTTTACTTCTGGTGTGAAAAAAACCTCTTTATCTGAGCCATTCTCAAGAATATCTTTCATGAGATTTAAATACTGGTACTCAGGGTGTTGGTTATTTTCCATATTTATTTTTTAGTTTTTCGTGTCTTCTTTTCAGGAGTTAAGTTTTTCTCCCAGTTGTCACCATTAAAGCGCCCTGTCTCTGAATAACTGTGTTCGGTGCTTGACGAAAGTGGTGAAAATAGCAATTGTGCTATCTCCATTCCTGGGCGCAAAATTATAGGTACACTATTAACATTAAATAATTCTAAAGTTACATGAAGATAGTGCCCAGGATTTATAATTCCTGCTGTGTTATGTATAACAAGCCCGATGCGAGCAAGAGAACTCTTTCCTGAGAGCTGAATGAGATACTGCTCTGAACCGACGTAATCACGAAGTGTACCAAGCGCCATTTGCCCTGGGTTTAATACGAACCTACCACCATCTGGAACTTCAACCTCCCGCATTTCAGGCAAAATCTTCGTCATAGGATCAATCGGGTGTGCGGTATGCGATTCCATGACGGCAAATTTATTACCTAAAATTACATCGTAACTTGCAGGCTGCAGTCGCTCTTCATCAAAATCGCTAATGACGATATCCTTATTTTCTATTGCCCTCTTTATGTCTGTGTCGGTAAGAAACATATACTTTATTCGACGATAAATATTTTGTCAGTCCCATAATACTCAGGCCAGTGTTCATTGTAATATGAAAACATGCGCTCGAGTCTATCTTGTGGGAGCTCCTCGATATCAAACTCTTTCATTGCGCTAATTATTTGAGCTCGGGCCTGTTCAGCCTCAGCTTCATCAGTAACAACTTTCTCAAATTCACTAAGCCATCCGTATCCAGCATTTTTATCGAGAGTTATGACTAGATCTTTGTATGTATACTCCTCTCTGTCTCGCGACCACCGTGCTTGACATTCCATTCCTGCGTTTAAAAGACAGTTGTCCAACTCCTCAATCGAAAGTGGCACTTTTGTCTCATACTCCATGCGTGACACTGCATTCTCGCTTGTTCCGTCGTCAATTGATGCCTTTACCACAAGAATCACGTCATCATCTTTTTTACGAGTACGAACCGAGTGGTTCTCTCCTTTGGTAAGAATATTCTGCAAATCTTCTACTCCATCCATAATGATATCCTTCATTTTGTCGAAGATACTTTCGGTAGTTCCTTTAAAATAGTGGTTCAACTGCGAGTTTGACCCTGCGAGAACACCTCCTTGAGCGATTAGTTTTTTACGCAGCTCGTCTGCCCTCTCTTGTGTACCAAGCAAACTCTTTACCTCAATTTCATACATGCAGGTGATTATATCACTTAAGAAATTATCCGTACCCCTTGCACTACATGCTATAGTATTGTGATATGAACAATCGAGTTATTGCTATAGCTGCTATATCTAAGGAACGCCGAGCTCTTGGAAATAAGAACGAATTACTTTGGAAAATTCCTGGTGATTTACCTCGTTTTAAAGCCCTCACTACAGGTCACCCAATAATTATGGGCTACAACACATATCTTTCTTTACCAAACTTGCTTCCAAACCGTACGAACATAGTAATGACTCTCGAGCCTAATATCGAAATCAAAGGTGCTGTTGTAGTTAACTCAGCCGAAGAAGCACTGGCGGCAGCTAAGAATTCAGAAGGAAATGAAGAGATATACGTTATAGGTGGTGGAATGATTTACAAAGCTATGCTTCCCTTTACGGACGAACTTGATCTCACACTCGTTGATGATGAGCCTGAAGCAGATGTCTTTTTCCCAGAGTACTCAGAGTTTACTGAAGTTCTAAGCGAAGAAATTCATGCAGAAAGCGAACCACACTTTACACGCGTAACACTTCGTCGTCCATAATAATATTAGTAGTGCTTATCAGGAACTGGAAACTTTGCAGCTAATGCTTTTATCTCCTCGTGAACCTGTTTCTTTACGCTATCATCTTCGTGACTGCGCAGCACTTCAATCATTAATTCCGCAACACGAGCACACTCTTTCTCAGTAAAACCTCGTGTAGTAATAGCAGGAGTACCAAACCGAATACCTGATGGTCGCATCGGTGGATTTGGATCATCGGCTATCATGTTTTTGTTTAGTGTTATTCCAACCTCATCAAGTGCCACCTCTGCAGTGTGTCCGTCGATACCAAAGTTGGTAATGTCTGCAAGAATAAGATGGTTGCTGGTTCCACCGCCAAGCATTCGTACTTCTTCACGCTCAAAAACCTCTGCCATTGCAGCTGCGTTTTTTACCATTTGTGCAGCGTATTCTTTAAAACTAGGGTGAAGTACTTCATCAAACGCTACAGCCTTTGCTGCTATTTGATGCATAAGCGGACCACCTTGTAATCCTGGGAAAAGACTCTTATCGATTTTCTTTGCAATCTCTTCATCAGACTTCACCAAAATCATCCCCCCACGTGGTCCACGCAGTGTTTTATGTGTCGTTGTAGTCATTACATCAAAACCATGATCAAACGGGTTCTCGTGGACGCCACCGGCTATTAATCCGGCAATGTGTGCTGCATCCATTAGAGAAATAGCGCCCACTTCTTTTGCAATATCTGCCATTTTTTTGTAATCGAGTTCACGACTGTACGCCGAGTACCCAGCGAGTAGAATTTTAGGCTTCTCGCGAAGTGCCACGTCTCGCATTTCTTCGTAATCTATCTCACCAGTTTCGGTGTCTTTCATTTTGTATCGAACAAAGTTAAAAATCTTGGTTATGTACGTCACCGGATGGCCATGCGTTAAGTGTCCGCCGTGAGAAAGGTCCATACCAAGTACCGTGTCGCCTGGTTCAAGGAGTGCGAAATACGCGGCTATATTTGCATTGGCACCAGCGTGGGGCTGTACGTTTGCATACTCGCAGTTAAATATTTTTTTTGCACGATTCCGTGCGATATCTTCTATTGAGTCGGTAAATTCCTGCCCGCCATAGTACCGCTTTCCTGGGTACCCTTCAGAGTACTTATTTGTAAAAATGGAGCCGCTTGCTTCACGTACGGCAAGTGAAACGTAGTTCTCTGAAGGAATGAGTTCTAAGCCTTCTTCTTGTCGTTTCTCTTCGCCTCTAATTGCGGTGTAAATATCGTCATCTTGCCCTTCTAAAAAAGGTATGTGTTGTGGTGTAGCCATAGCAATAAATTAAGTAAATAATATTCTTTTTACTAGTAGCTAGACCATACGCATTGAGTTAATTACCTTGAGTATACCACTCCCACTTTATGCGACAATATTCACAAACCATGTAGCTATGCTACGCTGTTTCCATAATGAAATATCACTTTGAACGTACTTTTACAGATTGGTTACGAAAATTTTTGTCAGCTCCTTTCGTTCTGATAATGTTCCTTCCGCTTATTATTCTCGATGTCTTTCTTGAGATATATCATCAAATAAGTTTTCGGTTGCTAAAAATCCCGCGTGTACCACGCTGGGACTATATTCGTATTGATAGACACAAACTTAGCTATCTGACGCCAGCACAAAAAGTGTTTTGCGCTTATTGTGGTTACGCAAACGGACTTCTACCCTATGCAGCAAAAATTGCAGCAGAAAGTGAAAAATACTGGTGTGCAATAATGCACAAAAAGAATGAAAATGATTCTTTCATCATTCCTGACCACCATAAAGATTTTATTGAACATGGCGACAAAGAAACCTATGAAGCTGAGATAGAACGGGCAAAATCTGAAGCAAAAAAGTCTCACTAAACAAAAACGCCTCATCCGCCAGCTGGCGGATGAGGCGTTTTTGTTATCGTAGAGAAAAGATTATTCTGTTTCGATTCCCATTGATCGTGCAGTTCCTGCAATAATCTTAGCACCCGCCTTTACGTCGTTGGCACTAAGGTCTTCCATTTTCACAGCGGCGATATCTTCAAGTTGCTGTTGTGTAACTTTACCTACTTTCTTGCTGGTGTTCTTCCCAGACCCTTTCTTTTCTCCAATTGCCTTAAGCAATAGGCTTGAAGCAGGAGGTGTTTTGAGAATGAAGTCAAAACTTCGATCGTCATACACGCTAATAACAACTGGGATTATATCGTTACCAAGTTCACGAGTTGCCTCATTAAATTGATTTACGAATTCACCAATGTTAATACCAGCTTGCCCCAATGCAGGACCCAAGGGTGGCGCAGGAGTTGCCTTACCTGCCGGTACTTGTAGCTTCAATTGTTTTTCTATTTTCTTTGCCATATTAATTGTGTGAGAATACTACCTAAATTCGCCGTACTTGCAAGAAGTCGAGCTCTACTGGTGTCTCGCGACCAAACATAGGCACCATAACTTTAACCTTACCTCGCTCTTCGTCTACTTCTCCAACCTTACCTTCAAGTTCTTTGAAAGGCCCATCAGCGATAACTACAGCGTCATCAATCGCAAGCTCAATCTTATGCTTTGCCGTATCAGATTCCATTCGTTTAAAGAGCGCATCTACTTCTGCCTGCTCCATAGGTACTGGTTGTGTACCTGAGCCAACGAAACCAGTTACACGAGGAGTGTTACGAACTACGTACCACGACTCGTCGTTTACGAGCATATCTACGAGCACGTACCCTGGGTAGATCTTTTCTGCCTCCTCTACCCGCTTACCAGCCTTTACCTTTATTTTCTTTTCGGTAGGAACAACGACTGCAAAAATTTGATCTTGCATGTTCATTGACTCAATACGCTGACGCAAGTTGCGAGCAACTGCCTCTTCGTACCCTGAATACGTATGAATAACGTACCACCGACGTTCTAGTGTTGCTTGTTGTTTCGCCATAGATTAAATTATCTGGTTTAGAAGGCCGCTAAATACATAGTCGAACGCTCCAAGATAGAGTGCGACAACGATAGACAATAGTATCACCAAGATAGTGAAAATCATTGTTTGTTTTTGTGTTGGCCACGAAACATGCTTCATTTCAGCATGTGTGTCCTTAATATATTGAATAAGTCTCATAGAATATTTTTACCAAAATTAAAACGCCCTTTCGGGCGGTTATATGACTATAATACGGATATTTTGCGCTGAGTCAAGATGTATCGTCTGGTACTGCTCTTCAATATGGACATCCGATGTCCATATATCTTATTCAAATTAAGTGGGCAAGTAGTACTGCGGTTAATAAGATATCGCGCTATACAACTCTTCTTTCTGTTTTGTATCTTAAATCGAACACGTACCTTCTCCCCCAAGACACAGTGAACGACTTTTAGTTGAACCATTGGGTTGTGAGCGCTTGGTTAACAACAAAATAGTATCTCTCATCTCCTGTAGCGACATCACTCCTCGCTTATGGAATAACACAGTCCCTTCTTCATCTACAAACACCGTTTCTGGCATGCCAAATCCTTCGATGAAGCGATAAAACGAATCTTGTGGGTCAAATAAGATATGTAGCTTATCGCTTAGCGTTAGTGTCTTCAAGAAGTCTTGCGCATCCGCTGAAGATTCTCCACGATTAATAGCAATCACGGGCACCTCAGGAAACTCATCGGCAAGCAGAGCAAGATCTGGCAATTCTTCTACACAAAACGGGCACCAGCTCGCCCATGCGTTGATAACAACAACAGGAGCTTTGTACTGCTCGAGTGTTTGGCAATTTCCATTTTCATCTGCATACGTCAGTGAATATAGTGAGCCCTCATCGTATGTACACGCTACCCCTTCTTGAGGCTGCAAAAGAAAGGAAATACTTCCAATAATTACAATTGTAACGAGGAGCAAAGACACTGTTTGTTTTGTAACAAATCTTTTCATATCTAGAGCATTAATTCTGTTTCTGGATGAACAGCAAGCCAAGAGAACCAAAAACCTCCAATATACGAGAACGGTGTGTCACCAATGTTCATTCGCACCTCACCAATTTCGCTTTTAGTAATAGTTATCGTCTCACCTGCAAACGTGTCGGTAGTAACACCCACTGGGAGACTGTCGGCAACATATGCTTTAAAGTTGCCCTCATGCTCTACACCAAGTACATATTCCTTAGGATGCAGCCGTGCATCGCTAAACGTTGCACCAAATGATACATCTCGATTTGTGTAGTAATCACCATACGGATCTCGTCCGTAGATACGAATTGCTCCAGTGTCTTTTGAGAGTACTTGAGTTTCTGGGTATTGCTTCTTCCAATCGCCAAATTTCACTGTGTCTGAAGGTACAATAGTGAGCCGTTTTCCAGTATGAACTCCCGTCACCGCACGTCCAAGTACTTGTGACCACAGTGACTCGTTGTCTTCATTATTGGTTCGGTTGTACATCAGTAAATTCGACTTCCATAGTTTTCCTGAAACACCAAACTCTACTACCTCGTCGTCAACGCGACGTTCATAAGTAACGCCAGTACGACACAGTGGACAGTACGTGACTGCAACAGACAATTCTTCTACAGACCCATTCACCGGCAATACATCGTTTACAATCTCATGCCACACGAGTATTTGGAACGGGTAAAAACGGGCAACATCTCCATGCACAATGCCCATACCAAAATCATCGTCGTCTAAAAATGTTGCCTTCTCTACTGAAATGAATTTCGGCTCATCGATTGAAGGGATTCCGTCTTTCCCAGGGCCACCTGAAAGGATTTCATCCTCGGGTATCCCTTTGAAACCATCATCGGCTGTAATTTTCGGAGTTGTCTGTGTTTGTGTGTTTGTGGTTTCAGAAACTTCTGAAGGAGTGGTATCTGTTATTGCGGAGTCTGTTTTTTCAACATCTGAAACGACTTCGGATTCTTGGTTATTTGCCATATAGAAAAAAATGCTAGCGATTAACACGATGATAACGATGCCTATACTCACTATTTTAAGATTATTCATATTGTTTAAAAAAATATTTCTAAAATGTGCACTATGTTGTGTGCCACTCGTGTATCTGCAATTTTGTAACACACAGTT
This genomic stretch from Candidatus Kaiserbacteria bacterium harbors:
- the thyA gene encoding thymidylate synthase, translating into MENNQHPEYQYLNLMKDILENGSDKEVFFTPEVKQQYVDAGEQPPFIRSVFGRATRYDLSKGFPLLTTKKVFFRGIVHELLWFLSGDSNIKYLVDNDVHIWDEWAYKRYHKHMEQKGEKDDGQKAFIAQLKEEAEDSEFVKEWGDLVTIYGRMWRRWPASDGREIDQLGWVIKGLREKPFRKSYVVSAWNPDFIYAMASEDNKNEVPPFCHTTYQFSVVNGKLNLGLYQRSADLFLGVPFNIASYALLLKMVAQVTGLEAGEFVHFFGDVHLYSNHFDQVNEQLEREPRAFPEIKINPDRKEIDDFIFDDFELEGYDPHSTLKAPIANVGGY
- the dcd gene encoding dCTP deaminase; translated protein: MFLTDTDIKRAIENKDIVISDFDEERLQPASYDVILGNKFAVMESHTAHPIDPMTKILPEMREVEVPDGGRFVLNPGQMALGTLRDYVGSEQYLIQLSGKSSLARIGLVIHNTAGIINPGHYLHVTLELFNVNSVPIILRPGMEIAQLLFSPLSSSTEHSYSETGRFNGDNWEKNLTPEKKTRKTKK
- a CDS encoding CYTH domain-containing protein, which encodes MYEIEVKSLLGTQERADELRKKLIAQGGVLAGSNSQLNHYFKGTTESIFDKMKDIIMDGVEDLQNILTKGENHSVRTRKKDDDVILVVKASIDDGTSENAVSRMEYETKVPLSIEELDNCLLNAGMECQARWSRDREEYTYKDLVITLDKNAGYGWLSEFEKVVTDEAEAEQARAQIISAMKEFDIEELPQDRLERMFSYYNEHWPEYYGTDKIFIVE
- a CDS encoding dihydrofolate reductase is translated as MNNRVIAIAAISKERRALGNKNELLWKIPGDLPRFKALTTGHPIIMGYNTYLSLPNLLPNRTNIVMTLEPNIEIKGAVVVNSAEEALAAAKNSEGNEEIYVIGGGMIYKAMLPFTDELDLTLVDDEPEADVFFPEYSEFTEVLSEEIHAESEPHFTRVTLRRP
- a CDS encoding serine hydroxymethyltransferase, with amino-acid sequence MATPQHIPFLEGQDDDIYTAIRGEEKRQEEGLELIPSENYVSLAVREASGSIFTNKYSEGYPGKRYYGGQEFTDSIEDIARNRAKKIFNCEYANVQPHAGANANIAAYFALLEPGDTVLGMDLSHGGHLTHGHPVTYITKIFNFVRYKMKDTETGEIDYEEMRDVALREKPKILLAGYSAYSRELDYKKMADIAKEVGAISLMDAAHIAGLIAGGVHENPFDHGFDVMTTTTHKTLRGPRGGMILVKSDEEIAKKIDKSLFPGLQGGPLMHQIAAKAVAFDEVLHPSFKEYAAQMVKNAAAMAEVFEREEVRMLGGGTSNHLILADITNFGIDGHTAEVALDEVGITLNKNMIADDPNPPMRPSGIRFGTPAITTRGFTEKECARVAELMIEVLRSHEDDSVKKQVHEEIKALAAKFPVPDKHY
- the rplK gene encoding 50S ribosomal protein L11 — protein: MAKKIEKQLKLQVPAGKATPAPPLGPALGQAGINIGEFVNQFNEATRELGNDIIPVVISVYDDRSFDFILKTPPASSLLLKAIGEKKGSGKNTSKKVGKVTQQQLEDIAAVKMEDLSANDVKAGAKIIAGTARSMGIETE
- the nusG gene encoding transcription termination/antitermination factor NusG — its product is MAKQQATLERRWYVIHTYSGYEEAVARNLRQRIESMNMQDQIFAVVVPTEKKIKVKAGKRVEEAEKIYPGYVLVDMLVNDESWYVVRNTPRVTGFVGSGTQPVPMEQAEVDALFKRMESDTAKHKIELAIDDAVVIADGPFKELEGKVGEVDEERGKVKVMVPMFGRETPVELDFLQVRRI
- the secE gene encoding preprotein translocase subunit SecE is translated as MRLIQYIKDTHAEMKHVSWPTQKQTMIFTILVILLSIVVALYLGAFDYVFSGLLNQII
- a CDS encoding TlpA family protein disulfide reductase, with the translated sequence MKRFVTKQTVSLLLVTIVIIGSISFLLQPQEGVACTYDEGSLYSLTYADENGNCQTLEQYKAPVVVINAWASWCPFCVEELPDLALLADEFPEVPVIAINRGESSADAQDFLKTLTLSDKLHILFDPQDSFYRFIEGFGMPETVFVDEEGTVLFHKRGVMSLQEMRDTILLLTKRSQPNGSTKSRSLCLGGEGTCSI
- a CDS encoding DUF3179 domain-containing protein, encoding MANNQESEVVSDVEKTDSAITDTTPSEVSETTNTQTQTTPKITADDGFKGIPEDEILSGGPGKDGIPSIDEPKFISVEKATFLDDDDFGMGIVHGDVARFYPFQILVWHEIVNDVLPVNGSVEELSVAVTYCPLCRTGVTYERRVDDEVVEFGVSGKLWKSNLLMYNRTNNEDNESLWSQVLGRAVTGVHTGKRLTIVPSDTVKFGDWKKQYPETQVLSKDTGAIRIYGRDPYGDYYTNRDVSFGATFSDARLHPKEYVLGVEHEGNFKAYVADSLPVGVTTDTFAGETITITKSEIGEVRMNIGDTPFSYIGGFWFSWLAVHPETELML